A stretch of the Coprobacillus cateniformis genome encodes the following:
- the rpsG gene encoding 30S ribosomal protein S7, translating to MSRRGRVAKRDVLPDPIYNSKVVTKLINNIMLDGKKGVAQNILYDAFQKVEAKTGNPAMEVFDQAINNIMPVLELKVRRIGGANYQVPVEVSPERRMTLGLRWLVNYSRLRNEKNMVDRLANEIVDASNGTGASVKKKEDTHKMAEANKAFAHFRW from the coding sequence ATGTCAAGAAGAGGACGCGTAGCAAAAAGAGACGTACTACCAGATCCAATTTATAATTCAAAGGTAGTTACAAAATTAATTAACAATATCATGCTTGATGGAAAAAAAGGTGTTGCTCAAAACATCTTATATGATGCTTTCCAAAAAGTTGAAGCAAAAACTGGAAATCCTGCTATGGAAGTATTTGACCAAGCAATCAACAACATTATGCCTGTACTTGAATTAAAAGTAAGACGTATTGGTGGTGCTAACTATCAAGTGCCTGTTGAAGTATCTCCAGAAAGAAGAATGACATTAGGATTAAGATGGTTAGTAAACTATTCTCGTTTAAGAAACGAAAAGAATATGGTTGACCGTTTAGCTAATGAAATCGTTGATGCATCTAATGGGACTGGAGCTTCTGTAAAGAAGAAAGAAGATACTCATAAGATGGCAGAAGCTAATAAAGCATTCGCACATTTCCGTTGGTAA
- the fusA gene encoding elongation factor G: MAREFSLENTRNIGIMAHIDAGKTTTTERVLYYTGKIHKIGETHDGASQMDWMEQEQERGITITSAATTAQWNGHRVNIIDTPGHVDFTVEVERSLRVLDGAVTVLDSKAGVEPQTETVWRQATTYGVPRIVFCNKMDATGADFIMSVESIGKRLDANAVAIQLPIGAEDTFEGLIDLIKMQAVHFEGVKGENVVYSEIPENMKAQAEEYRQKMVEAAASFDDDLMMKVLEEEPVTEEEIKAAIRKGVLAVELFPVLCGSAYKDKGVQTMLDAVIDFLPAPTDVPSIKGEDEDGNEIERHASDEEPFSALAFKIMADPFVGKLTFFRVYSGKISSGSYILNSTKDKKERLGRILQMHANTRKEIDEVYAGDIAAAVGFKNTTTGDTICDEKNFIILEKMEFPEPVIELAIEPKTKQDQDKLGNGLARLAEEDPTFRVTTNPETGDTIIAGVGELHLDVIVDRLKREFKVEANVGAPQVAYRETIRGTADCEGKFVRQSGGRGQYGHVWIKFEPNEGKGFEFVDAVVGGTVPREYISSVKSGLEDALQNGMIAGYPILDIKATLFDGSYHDVDSSEMAYKVAASLALKAAGKKCDPVILEPIMAVEITAPAEYLGSVMGDISSRRGMIEGQEERGNAVLVQASVPLSEMFGYVTDLRSFTQGRGNYTMQFDRYEPVPKSIKEEIIKKNGGNN; the protein is encoded by the coding sequence ATGGCTCGTGAATTTTCGTTAGAAAACACTCGTAATATTGGAATCATGGCTCATATTGATGCTGGTAAAACAACAACAACTGAACGTGTTCTTTATTACACAGGTAAGATTCATAAGATTGGTGAAACACATGATGGTGCTTCACAAATGGACTGGATGGAGCAAGAACAAGAACGTGGTATCACAATCACTTCAGCAGCAACAACTGCTCAGTGGAATGGACACCGTGTTAATATTATTGACACTCCAGGCCATGTAGACTTCACTGTTGAAGTAGAACGTTCATTACGTGTACTTGATGGTGCTGTTACAGTATTAGACTCTAAAGCTGGAGTTGAACCTCAAACTGAAACAGTTTGGCGTCAAGCAACAACTTATGGAGTACCTAGAATTGTATTCTGTAATAAAATGGATGCAACTGGTGCAGACTTCATTATGTCTGTTGAATCAATCGGTAAAAGATTAGATGCAAATGCAGTTGCTATTCAATTACCAATTGGTGCAGAAGATACATTTGAAGGATTGATTGACTTAATCAAAATGCAAGCTGTTCATTTTGAAGGTGTGAAAGGAGAAAACGTTGTTTACTCTGAAATCCCAGAAAACATGAAAGCTCAAGCTGAAGAATATCGTCAAAAAATGGTTGAAGCTGCTGCTTCATTTGATGATGATTTAATGATGAAGGTTTTAGAAGAGGAACCAGTAACTGAGGAAGAAATTAAAGCTGCTATCCGTAAAGGGGTATTAGCTGTTGAGTTATTCCCAGTATTGTGTGGTTCTGCATATAAAGATAAAGGTGTTCAAACAATGTTGGATGCAGTTATTGACTTCTTACCAGCTCCAACTGATGTCCCATCTATTAAAGGTGAAGATGAAGATGGAAATGAAATTGAAAGACATGCAAGTGATGAAGAACCATTCTCAGCATTAGCATTCAAAATCATGGCAGATCCTTTTGTTGGAAAATTAACTTTCTTCCGTGTATATTCTGGTAAAATTTCATCAGGTTCTTATATCTTGAATTCAACTAAAGATAAGAAAGAACGTTTAGGACGTATCTTACAGATGCATGCTAATACACGTAAAGAAATCGATGAAGTTTATGCAGGAGATATCGCAGCTGCTGTTGGGTTTAAAAACACAACAACTGGTGATACTATCTGTGATGAAAAGAATTTTATTATTCTTGAAAAAATGGAATTCCCTGAACCAGTTATTGAATTAGCTATTGAACCAAAGACTAAACAAGATCAAGATAAATTAGGAAATGGTTTAGCAAGATTAGCTGAAGAAGATCCAACATTCAGAGTGACAACTAACCCTGAAACTGGTGATACAATTATCGCTGGTGTAGGTGAATTACACTTAGATGTTATTGTTGATCGTTTAAAGAGAGAATTTAAAGTAGAAGCTAACGTTGGTGCTCCTCAAGTTGCTTATAGAGAAACAATTAGAGGAACTGCTGATTGTGAAGGTAAGTTTGTAAGACAATCAGGTGGTCGTGGACAATATGGTCACGTATGGATCAAATTTGAACCTAATGAAGGTAAAGGATTTGAATTCGTTGATGCTGTTGTTGGTGGAACAGTACCTAGAGAATATATCAGTTCTGTAAAATCTGGTCTTGAAGATGCTTTACAAAACGGTATGATTGCTGGATATCCAATCTTAGATATTAAAGCAACATTATTCGACGGTTCTTACCATGATGTCGATTCATCAGAGATGGCATATAAAGTTGCTGCAAGTTTAGCTTTAAAAGCTGCTGGTAAAAAATGTGATCCAGTTATCTTAGAACCAATTATGGCTGTTGAAATCACTGCGCCTGCAGAATATTTAGGAAGCGTTATGGGTGATATTTCATCTAGACGTGGTATGATTGAAGGACAGGAAGAAAGAGGAAATGCTGTTTTAGTACAAGCAAGTGTACCTTTATCTGAAATGTTTGGATATGTTACTGATTTAAGATCATTTACACAAGGTCGTGGAAACTATACTATGCAATTTGATCGTTATGAACCAGTACCAAAATCAATCAAAGAAGAAATCATTAAGAAAAATGGTGGAAACAATTAA
- a CDS encoding PTS lactose/cellobiose transporter subunit IIA, producing MDEQEQVVINLIVNSGSARSSAIEAIQYAKAGDLDKAAESLQQAKETVNEAHHAQTELIQAEIRGEKAPLNLLMVHAQDHLMTALVVIDLAQEFVDLYKKVG from the coding sequence ATGGATGAACAAGAACAAGTAGTAATTAACCTTATCGTTAATAGTGGTAGTGCACGTAGCTCAGCTATTGAAGCAATTCAATATGCAAAAGCTGGAGATCTAGATAAGGCTGCAGAATCTTTACAACAAGCTAAAGAAACAGTAAATGAAGCACATCATGCTCAAACTGAATTAATTCAAGCAGAAATTAGAGGAGAAAAAGCTCCATTAAATTTATTAATGGTTCATGCTCAAGACCATTTAATGACTGCATTAGTAGTTATTGACTTGGCACAAGAGTTTGTAGATTTATACAAAAAAGTAGGTTAA
- the rpsL gene encoding 30S ribosomal protein S12 — protein sequence MPTINQLVRKGRSEKTTKSKSPALNRGYNSLLKKPTNISSPQKRGVCTRVATMTPKKPNSALRKYARVRLSNGMEVTAYIPGIGHNLQEHSVVLIRGGRVKDLPGVRYHIIRGTMDCAGVKDRMQGRSRYGAKRPKK from the coding sequence ATGCCTACAATTAATCAATTAGTCAGAAAAGGACGTAGTGAAAAAACTACTAAATCTAAATCACCTGCGTTAAATAGAGGATATAACTCATTGTTAAAAAAACCAACAAATATTAGTTCACCTCAAAAACGTGGTGTTTGTACACGTGTTGCGACTATGACACCTAAGAAACCTAACTCGGCTTTGCGTAAATATGCCCGTGTTCGTTTATCAAACGGTATGGAAGTAACAGCATATATTCCAGGAATTGGACATAACTTACAAGAACATAGTGTTGTTTTAATTCGTGGAGGACGTGTTAAAGACTTACCAGGGGTTCGTTACCATATTATTCGTGGTACTATGGACTGTGCTGGTGTAAAAGATCGTATGCAAGGACGCTCTCGTTATGGAGCAAAAAGACCTAAAAAATAA
- a CDS encoding fibronectin type III domain-containing protein: MKGKKKLISMLLMVAMILSLIPMSVYAATYVSKEEYLPNDGYCYIVDAKTGQVLQSAIDANEPMITKNLGKDGNELPASALFKYWANSDNPQLITFINSASGQVICQDSSSAFIHCNGNKPSTPSGWEALTAVEDSLNKDAVQLKAYSGKWVYIDEQEQMKLTDNVNIASSFYIIQAKYSDTSLYFESKATQKLIRASGKNGDALTVDGQKENGQIPEDCRFNQIGYGTFDNREVTNFQSKVYPELAWKTGSSDYVFLNNALISSGWESIIVVPNGDGTISFQSSENKSYYSVVENKLKRGYNGELTDNEKFIVHTPLRPSRVIDVNITNVEENSVSITWEGVEKTLYTGYQVVVTPTAIGGDAKEIVSQETIHNSLKVSGLKKATEYSVSIRTVNGNSPYSQSESQKFVTNNETTRLDKVTGLSCIQEDNNLKLNWNAVSGANAYAIYHARSAFDKEGYKKIATVQQATEFTVSQIDDKYSHYYKVVAINDKGQSELSDEYTSLETTMFGENMFIFAPTDEISKIDQVVAEVFSRQNDYANDAQFNENRYSFYFKPGDYTQTQCMKIGFYTQVAGLGKSPYDVKLNNMEVPAYLDGNPNKDPNADGQWNNATCNFWRSAENLSIINTGNNQGHASSWSPDKFNWGVAQAAPLRRIYSERAGQFDWNYGWASGGYVADSYFSGGFNDNGNMLGYGSFSQQQFYSRNNKITRGTYGVTLNAFYQGVDCNELESKLKTPLMNNNGYTNWDIANSDGSRQCYTNITTTPMIREKPFLYFENGEYKVFVPELNQNTKGISWSESDMGKGKTLSLNDFYIAKEGNKATEINQALNDGKHIFFTPGIYHAEEVIKVNRPNTILLGSGMASIIPDNTYAAMEVADVDGVTLAGIIFDAGTYSDYLLKVGQSGSNIDHSKNPTLLADLFFRVGGTTKSLTKADIALEINSDNVIGDHFWIWRADHGAGVGWEGNESRHGLVVNGDSVTCYGLFNEHFQDYTTLWNGEKGATYFYQNETAYDPQNQSDWMSHNGTVKGYASYKVANKVKEHYAVGLGIYNVFINTNGAAIELDNAIEVPNRQNVLIENACIQTFAKTDGPLVKINSVINGVGGFVSSGKNPETGEVGTGWITKDNFILSYTNGTCISGFNGSQVYTNVPNPTDD; this comes from the coding sequence ATGAAAGGAAAAAAGAAATTAATCTCTATGCTTTTAATGGTAGCAATGATCTTATCGTTGATACCGATGTCTGTTTATGCAGCAACTTATGTTTCAAAAGAGGAATATTTACCTAATGACGGTTATTGCTACATAGTTGATGCGAAAACTGGACAGGTTCTTCAAAGTGCAATTGATGCTAATGAACCAATGATAACAAAGAATTTAGGAAAAGATGGAAATGAATTACCAGCAAGTGCACTCTTTAAGTATTGGGCAAACAGTGATAACCCCCAATTGATTACATTTATCAATAGCGCTTCTGGTCAAGTGATTTGCCAGGATAGCAGTAGTGCATTTATTCATTGTAACGGTAATAAACCCTCTACCCCTAGTGGTTGGGAGGCTTTGACTGCAGTTGAAGATAGTTTGAATAAAGATGCAGTTCAATTGAAAGCTTATAGTGGAAAATGGGTATATATTGATGAACAAGAGCAAATGAAGTTAACGGATAATGTAAATATAGCAAGTTCATTTTATATTATACAAGCTAAATATAGTGATACGAGTCTTTATTTTGAGAGTAAAGCGACTCAAAAGTTAATCAGAGCAAGTGGGAAAAATGGAGACGCTTTAACTGTTGATGGGCAAAAAGAGAATGGTCAAATTCCTGAAGATTGCCGTTTCAATCAGATTGGATATGGTACTTTTGACAATAGAGAGGTGACTAACTTTCAATCAAAGGTTTATCCAGAATTGGCTTGGAAAACAGGATCAAGTGATTATGTATTCTTGAATAATGCACTTATTTCGAGTGGGTGGGAATCGATTATTGTTGTTCCTAATGGGGATGGGACCATCTCATTTCAAAGTTCAGAAAATAAGTCTTATTACTCAGTAGTTGAGAATAAGTTAAAACGAGGATATAATGGTGAACTCACAGATAATGAGAAGTTTATTGTTCATACGCCGCTAAGACCATCTCGTGTGATTGATGTTAATATTACAAATGTTGAAGAAAACTCAGTAAGTATAACATGGGAAGGTGTTGAGAAGACATTGTATACTGGATATCAAGTTGTTGTCACTCCAACAGCAATAGGTGGAGATGCCAAAGAAATTGTGAGCCAAGAAACAATTCATAATTCTTTAAAAGTATCCGGTTTAAAAAAAGCAACTGAATATAGTGTAAGTATTCGAACTGTCAATGGAAATTCGCCTTATTCACAAAGTGAATCTCAAAAGTTTGTTACTAACAATGAGACAACACGACTAGATAAAGTGACAGGACTATCTTGCATACAAGAAGATAATAACTTGAAGTTAAATTGGAATGCTGTTTCTGGAGCAAATGCTTATGCAATTTATCATGCCAGATCTGCATTTGATAAAGAAGGATATAAAAAGATTGCGACAGTTCAACAGGCAACAGAGTTTACGGTTAGCCAAATCGATGATAAATATAGTCATTATTATAAAGTTGTTGCTATAAATGATAAAGGTCAATCAGAACTTTCTGATGAATATACATCTTTAGAAACGACTATGTTTGGAGAGAATATGTTTATTTTTGCTCCGACTGATGAGATTTCAAAAATTGATCAGGTTGTTGCTGAAGTTTTTAGCAGACAAAATGATTACGCTAATGATGCTCAGTTTAATGAGAATCGATATTCGTTCTATTTCAAGCCAGGTGATTATACACAAACACAATGTATGAAAATTGGGTTTTATACACAAGTGGCTGGTTTAGGAAAGAGCCCATATGATGTGAAATTAAATAATATGGAAGTTCCAGCTTATTTAGATGGGAATCCAAATAAAGATCCAAATGCAGATGGACAATGGAATAATGCAACATGTAATTTCTGGCGTTCAGCAGAAAACCTTTCTATTATTAATACGGGAAATAATCAGGGGCATGCAAGTTCATGGAGTCCAGATAAGTTCAATTGGGGAGTGGCTCAAGCTGCTCCATTGCGTAGGATATATTCAGAACGGGCAGGACAATTTGATTGGAATTATGGTTGGGCATCAGGTGGTTATGTAGCTGATAGTTATTTTTCTGGAGGATTTAATGATAATGGAAATATGCTAGGATATGGATCTTTTTCACAACAACAATTCTATAGTAGAAATAATAAAATAACACGTGGGACTTATGGAGTGACTTTAAATGCTTTTTATCAAGGTGTTGACTGTAATGAGTTGGAAAGCAAGTTAAAAACTCCATTGATGAACAATAATGGTTATACCAATTGGGATATTGCTAATAGTGATGGGTCAAGACAGTGCTATACAAATATTACAACCACACCAATGATAAGAGAAAAACCATTTTTATATTTTGAGAATGGAGAATATAAGGTTTTTGTACCTGAACTTAATCAAAATACAAAAGGGATAAGTTGGTCAGAATCAGATATGGGCAAAGGGAAAACTCTTTCTTTAAATGATTTCTACATTGCTAAAGAAGGGAATAAAGCAACTGAGATTAATCAGGCGTTAAATGATGGTAAGCACATCTTCTTTACTCCAGGAATCTATCATGCTGAGGAAGTTATCAAAGTGAATCGTCCAAATACAATTTTATTGGGAAGTGGAATGGCATCTATCATACCAGATAATACATATGCTGCTATGGAAGTGGCTGATGTTGATGGAGTGACTTTAGCAGGAATCATTTTTGATGCAGGTACATATTCAGATTATTTGTTAAAAGTGGGTCAATCAGGATCGAACATTGATCATTCAAAAAATCCAACATTACTTGCCGATTTGTTTTTCAGAGTTGGTGGAACAACAAAAAGTTTAACAAAAGCAGATATAGCTTTAGAAATCAATAGTGATAATGTGATAGGAGACCATTTCTGGATTTGGCGTGCTGATCATGGAGCTGGAGTTGGCTGGGAAGGAAATGAATCTAGACATGGACTTGTTGTTAATGGTGATAGCGTGACATGTTATGGTTTGTTTAATGAACATTTCCAAGATTACACAACATTATGGAATGGCGAAAAGGGAGCAACCTATTTTTATCAGAATGAAACGGCTTATGATCCTCAAAATCAGAGTGATTGGATGAGCCATAATGGAACAGTGAAAGGCTATGCATCATATAAAGTAGCAAATAAAGTAAAGGAACACTATGCAGTAGGATTAGGTATATATAATGTCTTCATTAATACAAATGGAGCAGCCATTGAATTAGATAATGCTATTGAAGTTCCTAATCGTCAAAATGTTTTAATTGAAAATGCATGTATTCAAACATTTGCGAAAACGGATGGCCCATTGGTAAAGATAAATAGTGTTATCAACGGAGTAGGGGGATTTGTCAGTAGTGGTAAAAATCCTGAAACTGGTGAAGTTGGTACTGGATGGATAACAAAAGATAATTTTATCTTAAGTTACACAAATGGAACATGTATAAGTGGTTTTAATGGAAGTCAAGTTTATACAAATGTGCCAAATCCAACAGATGATTAA
- a CDS encoding HAD family hydrolase — protein MKQLFFFDIDGTLIDCNKDIYSIQTSTRSALDQLKEQGDDVFLATGRCKCFIVDGVMDYPFSGYVTCNGAYVEYQGKCVYKNIIPSEAIQKTHELCLERNMAYYFEGNDYIYVLNKTNPKHIEFKDNWGMKDETIVDSFDFKNIETYIGMIVINSKEDIEPMVNALSPYFNIQRHQSEFSFDLTLRGESKAKGILELVKHLNRSIQDTVAFGDGRNDIEMLSEVGLGIAMGNAAIEAKHVADFITDDVDKDGIVKALHHFSLLKPR, from the coding sequence ATGAAACAATTATTTTTCTTTGATATAGATGGAACTTTAATCGATTGTAATAAGGATATTTATTCGATTCAGACTTCAACTCGTTCTGCTTTAGATCAATTAAAAGAACAAGGAGATGATGTTTTTTTAGCGACTGGGCGTTGTAAATGCTTTATTGTTGATGGTGTTATGGATTATCCATTCAGTGGGTATGTAACTTGTAATGGAGCCTATGTAGAATACCAAGGTAAATGTGTTTATAAAAATATAATTCCAAGTGAAGCCATTCAAAAGACACATGAGCTTTGTTTAGAAAGAAATATGGCATATTATTTTGAAGGAAATGATTATATTTATGTTTTGAATAAAACCAATCCTAAACATATTGAATTTAAAGACAATTGGGGAATGAAAGACGAAACGATAGTTGATAGTTTTGATTTTAAGAATATTGAAACATATATTGGGATGATTGTCATTAATTCTAAGGAGGATATAGAGCCAATGGTGAATGCATTATCACCTTATTTTAATATTCAAAGACATCAAAGTGAATTTTCTTTTGATCTGACTTTAAGAGGTGAATCAAAAGCTAAGGGAATTTTAGAGTTAGTGAAGCATCTCAATAGATCAATTCAAGATACAGTGGCTTTTGGGGATGGTCGTAATGATATTGAGATGTTATCAGAAGTTGGTTTAGGCATTGCAATGGGGAATGCTGCAATTGAGGCAAAGCATGTCGCAGATTTTATTACTGATGATGTAGATAAGGATGGAATTGTGAAAGCACTTCATCACTTTTCACTGTTAAAGCCGAGATAA
- the tuf gene encoding elongation factor Tu: MAKEKFDRSKAHVNIGTIGHVDHGKTTLTAAITTVLSKDGQAQAMDYAAIDAAPEEKERGITINTAHVEYQTETRHYAHVDCPGHADYIKNMITGAAQMDGAILVVAATDGPMPQTREHILLSRQVGVPYIIVFLNKCDMVDDDELIELVEMEVRELLNEYEFPGDDTPIIRGSALKALEGDPKWVPAIHELMAAVDSYIPTPTRDTDKPFLMPVEDVFTITGRGTVATGRVERGQLKLNDPIEIVGIHDTANTVATGIEMFRKLLDYAEAGDNVGVLLRGVNREEIQRGQVLAKPGSVHPHKKFKCQVYILSKDEGGRHTPFFGNYRPQFYFRTTDVTGVIELPEGVEMVMPGDNVELTVELIAPIAIENGTKFSIREGGRTVGAGNVSEVIE, from the coding sequence ATGGCTAAAGAAAAATTTGACCGCTCTAAAGCGCATGTTAATATCGGAACTATTGGTCACGTTGACCATGGTAAAACAACTTTAACTGCAGCTATCACTACAGTATTATCTAAAGATGGACAAGCTCAAGCAATGGATTATGCTGCTATCGATGCTGCACCAGAAGAAAAAGAACGTGGAATCACAATCAACACTGCACACGTTGAATACCAAACTGAAACTCGTCACTATGCACACGTTGACTGTCCAGGCCATGCAGACTACATCAAAAACATGATTACTGGTGCTGCACAAATGGATGGTGCTATCTTAGTAGTTGCTGCTACAGATGGTCCTATGCCTCAAACTAGAGAACATATCTTATTATCTCGTCAAGTAGGTGTACCATACATTATTGTATTCTTAAACAAATGTGATATGGTTGATGATGATGAATTAATCGAATTAGTTGAAATGGAAGTAAGAGAATTATTAAATGAATATGAATTCCCTGGAGATGATACTCCAATCATCCGTGGATCAGCTTTAAAAGCATTAGAAGGAGATCCAAAATGGGTTCCAGCTATCCATGAATTAATGGCTGCTGTAGATTCATATATTCCTACTCCAACTCGTGACACTGATAAACCATTCTTAATGCCAGTTGAAGATGTATTCACTATCACTGGACGTGGAACAGTTGCTACTGGACGTGTTGAAAGAGGACAATTAAAATTAAATGATCCAATCGAAATCGTTGGTATTCATGATACTGCTAACACAGTTGCTACAGGAATTGAAATGTTCCGTAAATTATTAGACTATGCTGAAGCAGGAGATAACGTAGGGGTATTATTAAGAGGTGTCAACAGAGAAGAAATCCAACGTGGACAAGTATTAGCTAAACCTGGATCAGTACACCCACACAAAAAATTCAAATGTCAAGTGTATATCTTATCTAAAGATGAAGGTGGACGTCATACTCCATTCTTCGGAAACTATAGACCTCAATTCTACTTCAGAACTACTGACGTAACTGGAGTTATCGAATTACCAGAAGGTGTAGAAATGGTTATGCCAGGAGATAACGTTGAATTAACAGTTGAATTAATCGCTCCAATCGCTATTGAAAACGGAACTAAATTCTCAATCCGTGAAGGTGGTAGAACAGTTGGTGCTGGTAACGTTTCAGAAGTTATCGAATAA
- a CDS encoding tyrosine-protein phosphatase: MTRIITLEGTFNTRDIGGILNKEGKCICYNRMIRSDALNKITIQDVEYLKHLGLKTIVDFRGKQEVIKAPDIKIEGVKEINLSPNAEVANLASGNIVDDQQKIDALIKISSTQEGRLQLKARSDEMSEQMRELVNSSYANKQYTSFINLLTDENNLPLLHHCKGGKDRTGFATIITLFILDVSLEKVKEEYMLTKECMASRNEKRMNEYRQYTNDPFVLEYLSGLMQTKEVYFDAAIDEMIKLAGSIPNYLEKYLDVTLEKKEKIKQIFLSK; encoded by the coding sequence ATGACAAGAATAATAACATTAGAGGGAACATTTAACACCCGTGATATTGGTGGTATTCTTAACAAAGAAGGAAAATGCATTTGCTATAATCGTATGATTCGTTCAGATGCATTAAATAAAATAACTATACAAGATGTTGAATATCTTAAGCATTTGGGTTTAAAAACAATTGTTGATTTTAGAGGAAAACAAGAAGTCATAAAAGCTCCAGATATAAAAATAGAAGGGGTTAAGGAAATAAACTTATCTCCTAATGCTGAAGTTGCAAATCTTGCTAGTGGAAACATTGTCGATGATCAACAAAAAATTGATGCGCTTATAAAAATATCAAGTACTCAGGAAGGAAGATTGCAATTAAAAGCACGTTCTGATGAGATGAGTGAGCAGATGCGTGAATTGGTCAATAGTTCTTATGCTAACAAACAATATACATCATTTATAAATTTACTTACTGATGAAAACAATCTTCCTTTATTACATCATTGTAAAGGTGGAAAGGATAGAACTGGTTTTGCAACTATTATCACTTTATTTATTCTTGATGTCAGTTTGGAAAAAGTAAAAGAGGAATATATGTTAACGAAAGAGTGCATGGCATCAAGAAATGAAAAAAGGATGAATGAATATAGACAATATACTAATGATCCATTTGTATTAGAATATTTATCAGGTCTTATGCAAACCAAGGAAGTTTATTTTGATGCAGCAATTGATGAAATGATAAAATTGGCTGGGTCAATCCCCAATTATTTAGAAAAATATTTAGATGTGACACTAGAGAAAAAAGAAAAAATAAAACAAATATTTTTAAGTAAATAA
- a CDS encoding MurR/RpiR family transcriptional regulator gives MIFTYQQIASLNTTEIGIYNYIIKNVEQIYKMNIRQVAEKCHVSTTTVFRFTQKCGCEGFNEFKWELKQFVENNKIPTMDSEIKMLSEFLEFSKSEEFQDKIIQFAKIISQSLHILFLGIGTSGALGKYGARFFSNIGYYSQCIDDPFYPAPQNDDYKNVLIVLSVSGETKEVIDQIKHYQNKHYQILVITDSQESTIEKMADLSICYCVKNIILPQTYNISTQVPVVYIIERVARELTKIDKYRHIHQ, from the coding sequence GTGATTTTTACATATCAGCAAATAGCAAGTCTTAATACAACAGAAATAGGCATATATAATTATATTATCAAGAATGTAGAGCAAATTTATAAAATGAATATTAGACAAGTTGCAGAAAAATGCCATGTATCAACAACAACTGTTTTTCGTTTTACTCAAAAATGTGGCTGTGAGGGGTTCAATGAATTTAAATGGGAGCTTAAACAATTTGTTGAAAACAATAAGATACCTACAATGGACAGTGAAATCAAAATGCTTTCGGAGTTTCTTGAGTTTTCAAAGAGTGAGGAATTTCAGGATAAAATTATTCAGTTTGCTAAGATTATATCGCAATCATTACACATTCTTTTTTTGGGAATAGGAACAAGTGGTGCGTTAGGCAAATATGGTGCGAGATTTTTTTCTAATATTGGATATTACAGTCAATGCATTGATGATCCATTTTATCCAGCACCACAAAATGATGATTATAAGAATGTACTTATTGTTTTATCTGTAAGTGGTGAAACAAAAGAAGTTATTGATCAGATTAAACATTATCAAAACAAACATTATCAAATACTTGTTATTACTGATAGTCAAGAATCGACTATAGAGAAAATGGCTGATTTAAGCATCTGCTATTGTGTCAAAAATATTATATTACCACAGACATATAACATCTCTACTCAAGTTCCTGTTGTTTATATAATTGAAAGAGTCGCAAGGGAACTTACAAAAATTGACAAATATCGTCATATCCATCAATGA